A genomic region of Phragmites australis chromosome 2, lpPhrAust1.1, whole genome shotgun sequence contains the following coding sequences:
- the LOC133909873 gene encoding peroxidase 2-like → MRLSAAVLCALVAVQAALLLATVPSAQAGELEVGYYSKKCKGVENVVKWHIIKALKANRRTGAALIRLLFHDCFVRGCDGSVLLDASYENPHPEKDAPVNIGLAAFDLLEEIKASVEKRCPEVVSCSDILIYAARDAASILSNGNVHFDVPAGRLDGFVSKADEAQAELPDSIHDVQQLIENFAKKNFTVEELVILSGAHAIGQGHCSSFTGRLTEPASQITPAYRDLLNYKCSQGSNPPVVNNVRDEDYGVVARFMPGFTSRVRKIPDFLDNSYYHNNLAKIVTFHSDWTLLTHKEARGHVHEYADNGTLWDEDFADSLVKLSKLPMPAGSKGEIRKKCSVINHRLY, encoded by the exons ATGAGGCTCTCGGCGGCCGTGCTCTGCGCCCTGGTGGCCGTCCAGGCGGCGCTGCTCCTGGCCACCGTGCCGTCAGCGCAGGCCGGCGAGCTGGAGGTCGGGTACTACAGCAAGAAATGCAAGGGCGTGGAGAACGTCGTCAAGTGGCACATCATCAAGGCGCTCAAGGCCAACCGCCGCACCGGAGCTGCCCTCATCCGCCTCCTTTTCCATGACTGCTTCGTCAGG GGCTGCGACGGCTCTGTCCTCCTGGACGCGTCCTACGAGAACCCTCACCCGGAGAAGGATGCGCCGGTGAACATTGGCCTCGCTGCCTTCGACCTCCTGGAGGAGATTAAGGCCTCCGTCGAGAAGAGGTGCCCGGAGGTCGTCTCCTGTTCCGACATCCTCATCTACGCTGCGCGCGACGCGGCCAGCATCCTCAGCAATGGCAACGTCCACTTCGACGTCCCGGCGGGCCGCCTCGACGGCTTCGTCTCCAAGGCCGACGAGGCCCAGGCGGAGCTCCCGGACTCCATCCATGACGTGCAGCAGCTCATCGAAAACTTCGCCAAGAAGAACTTCACCGTCGAGGAGCTCGTCATCCTCTCCGGCGCGCACGCCATCGGCCAGGGCCACTGCTCGTCCTTCACCGGCCGCCTCACCGAGCCCGCGTCGCAGATCACCCCGGCCTACCGCGACCTGCTCAACTACAAGTGCTCCCAGGGCTCCAACCCACCCGTGGTCAACAACGTACGCGACGAGGACTATGGCGTCGTGGCGAGGTTCATGCCGGGGTTCACCAGCCGGGTGCGCAAGATCCCCGACTTCCTGGACAACTCCTACTACCACAACAACCTCGCCAAGATCGTCACCTTCCACTCCGACTGGACGCTGCTGACACACAAGGAGGCGCGCGGCCACGTCCACGAGTACGCCGACAACGGCACACTCTGGGACGAGGACTTCGCTGACTCGCTGGTCAAGCTCAGCAAGCTGCCCATGCCGGCAGGGAGCAAGGGCGAGATTAGGAAGAAGTGCAGCGTCATCAACCACCGCCTATACTAA